Proteins from a single region of Sinorhizobium alkalisoli:
- a CDS encoding polysaccharide biosynthesis/export family protein — protein MSTAGKKTARAFAVALLSVLASACTSYQPAPKAFSEATIQPYRLDSGDRLRINVFEQAALSGTYTVDQAGYVAFPLIGAVPTRGHTLPELEGMIAAKLRQGYLRDPDVTIEVDRYRSVFIMGEVGQAGQYAYVPGMTVQNAIAVAGGFTPRANQGSADITRKINGRIITGRVPITDPVLAGDTIYVRERLF, from the coding sequence ATGTCGACCGCAGGTAAAAAGACAGCGCGCGCTTTCGCCGTGGCACTCTTGTCGGTGCTCGCAAGCGCATGCACGAGCTATCAGCCGGCACCCAAAGCCTTCAGCGAGGCGACCATCCAGCCCTACCGGCTGGACAGCGGCGACCGGCTGCGCATCAATGTCTTCGAGCAGGCGGCACTCAGCGGCACCTATACGGTCGATCAGGCCGGCTACGTCGCCTTCCCGCTGATCGGCGCGGTGCCCACGCGCGGCCATACGCTGCCGGAGCTCGAGGGCATGATCGCCGCCAAGTTGCGTCAGGGATACCTACGCGATCCGGACGTGACGATCGAGGTCGACCGGTACCGTTCCGTCTTTATCATGGGCGAGGTGGGCCAGGCCGGCCAATATGCCTATGTGCCGGGCATGACGGTGCAGAACGCAATCGCGGTTGCCGGCGGCTTCACGCCGCGCGCCAACCAGGGGAGTGCCGATATCACCCGCAAGATCAACGGCCGCATCATCACTGGCCGGGTGCCGATCACCGATCCGGTGCTGGCGGGCGACACGATCTATGTTCGCGAACGGCTGTTCTGA
- a CDS encoding GumC family protein, translating to MSGIGGGHEDVDIDLGGLFRAVWQRRSRVVLATLGAAAVAFAAAKMIAPQYESETRVLIESREPEFSGAGQLPQSGSDRIFDESGIASQVQVLRSADLIKQVARNMKLHELEEFDPSAHPSALSDLLVMLRMKKNPLELPPEERILREFNSKLQVYQVEKSRVIAIAFTSKDPKLAAAIPNEMAKVYLSLQSGAKLDSNSEASRWLEPEIANLREKVREAEAKVAAYRAESGLLPTSETENFATRQLSDISAELARVRGERANAAARAEGVRAALADGRAVDTLADIVGSPMIQRLKESKAALEAQIADVSTSLLDGHPRLKGLRSQLEGIEAQIRSETRKILASLDNEAKVGQLREQQLVQQLNSLKAQSAQAGEEEVGLRALEREAAAQRQLLETYLVRYREATSRSVANATPADARVISNAVIPALASFPKVIPITIVAAFASFLVSCVVIMLAELFSGRALRPTSVATPTVAEPAPASAAPESASNVPYEASVAAVEPQSGKEREVREPNAAEQDFSIESVADHLLGHGVRVAVSVSPGGDEGSMAAVMLVRLLAEAEQKVVLIDFSGSVCPTRLMAQSPHLPGITDLLAGEVAFSETIHADRFSDAHVIPRGEADPRMAMRGIERLQMIVDALTNAYDLVLIECGQADAEAVAKVARREGTEIILSAPSVSEEKIVEELTRFGQAGYRDIVLMTGAGRPGPDFPDRRAA from the coding sequence ATGTCGGGCATCGGCGGCGGACATGAGGATGTGGATATCGACCTCGGCGGCCTGTTCCGCGCCGTGTGGCAGCGTCGCTCCCGTGTTGTCCTAGCAACCTTAGGCGCGGCGGCCGTCGCCTTTGCCGCCGCGAAGATGATCGCTCCCCAATATGAAAGCGAAACGCGCGTCCTGATCGAGTCGCGCGAACCCGAGTTCAGCGGTGCGGGGCAGCTCCCCCAGAGTGGTTCGGACAGGATCTTCGACGAGTCCGGCATTGCGAGCCAGGTTCAGGTCCTTCGCTCCGCCGACCTGATCAAGCAGGTCGCACGCAACATGAAGCTGCACGAGTTGGAAGAGTTCGATCCCTCAGCGCACCCGTCGGCACTTTCCGATCTGCTGGTCATGCTCCGGATGAAGAAAAATCCCCTCGAGTTACCGCCCGAAGAGCGGATTCTAAGGGAGTTCAATTCCAAGCTGCAGGTCTATCAGGTGGAAAAATCCCGTGTGATCGCGATCGCCTTCACGTCGAAGGACCCGAAGCTCGCCGCAGCCATTCCGAACGAGATGGCGAAGGTCTACCTGTCGCTGCAGAGCGGTGCGAAACTCGATTCCAATTCGGAGGCGAGCCGCTGGCTGGAGCCGGAAATCGCCAATCTGCGCGAAAAAGTGCGCGAGGCGGAGGCGAAGGTTGCCGCCTATCGTGCCGAGTCCGGCCTGCTGCCGACCAGTGAGACGGAGAATTTTGCAACGCGCCAGCTGAGCGATATTTCCGCCGAGCTTGCGCGTGTACGCGGCGAGAGAGCCAACGCCGCCGCCCGCGCGGAAGGGGTGCGCGCGGCGCTCGCCGACGGCCGCGCTGTCGACACGCTTGCCGATATCGTCGGGTCGCCGATGATCCAGCGGCTGAAGGAAAGCAAGGCCGCCCTTGAGGCGCAGATCGCAGACGTCTCCACATCGCTGCTTGATGGCCACCCGCGGCTCAAGGGGCTGAGGTCGCAGCTCGAAGGCATCGAAGCGCAGATTCGTTCTGAAACGCGCAAGATCCTCGCCAGCCTCGATAACGAAGCGAAGGTCGGGCAATTGCGCGAACAGCAATTGGTGCAGCAGCTGAATTCGCTGAAAGCCCAATCGGCTCAGGCCGGCGAGGAGGAGGTGGGCCTGCGCGCCCTGGAGCGCGAGGCCGCCGCGCAGCGGCAGCTGCTCGAGACCTATCTGGTTCGCTACCGCGAAGCGACCTCGCGCAGCGTCGCCAATGCGACCCCCGCCGATGCGCGGGTGATCTCGAACGCCGTCATTCCCGCCCTCGCGAGTTTCCCAAAGGTCATTCCGATCACCATTGTTGCGGCTTTTGCGAGTTTTCTGGTGAGCTGTGTCGTGATTATGCTCGCCGAGCTCTTCAGCGGCCGGGCCCTAAGGCCGACGTCGGTCGCCACCCCGACGGTTGCAGAGCCTGCACCGGCAAGCGCGGCACCCGAAAGCGCAAGCAACGTCCCCTACGAGGCATCCGTTGCCGCGGTTGAGCCGCAGTCGGGAAAAGAAAGGGAGGTTCGGGAGCCAAATGCAGCAGAGCAGGATTTCTCGATCGAATCCGTTGCCGATCATCTTCTCGGCCATGGCGTCAGGGTTGCGGTTTCGGTCTCGCCGGGTGGCGACGAGGGGTCGATGGCCGCGGTGATGCTGGTGCGCCTGCTGGCGGAAGCGGAACAGAAGGTCGTGCTGATCGACTTTTCCGGTTCGGTCTGCCCGACTCGGCTGATGGCGCAATCACCGCATCTGCCCGGCATTACCGACCTGCTTGCGGGCGAGGTCGCCTTCAGCGAGACGATCCATGCGGACCGCTTCTCGGATGCGCATGTCATCCCGCGCGGCGAGGCGGATCCTCGGATGGCCATGCGCGGCATCGAGCGCCTGCAAATGATCGTCGATGCGCTTACCAACGCCTACGACCTGGTGCTCATCGAATGCGGCCAGGCAGATGCGGAGGCTGTCGCCAAGGTGGCTCGCCGCGAGGGCACCGAGATCATTCTCTCCGCTCCCTCCGTCAGCGAAGAGAAGATCGTCGAAGAGCTCACCCGCTTTGGCCAGGCCGGCTATCGCGACATCGTGCTGATGACCGGGGCCGGCCGGCCGGGGCCGGACTTCCCCGACCGCCGGGCGGCGTGA